Proteins encoded in a region of the Phacochoerus africanus isolate WHEZ1 chromosome 8, ROS_Pafr_v1, whole genome shotgun sequence genome:
- the ZFP1 gene encoding zinc finger protein 1 homolog isoform X3, with the protein MEKDHRNPDEQARPFIIFKNQTPIEERDHHLFGKTFNLSTDFVSLRQVPYKYDLYEKTLRYNSDLLNSNRSYLRKKADDCNGFGKALLYVKQEKPHTGVDYPEYSKSGKAFSHKEAIFKHQKIRNLVQPFICNYCDKAFSFKSLLISHKRIHTGEKPYECNVCKKTFSHKANLIKHQRIHTGEKPFECLECGKAFTHQSNLIVHQRAHMEKKPYECSECGKTFAQKFELTTHQRIHTGERPYECNECAKTFFKKSNLIIHQKIHTGEKRYECSECGKSFIQNSQLIIHMRTHTGEKPYECTECGKTFSQRSTLRLHLRIHTGEKPYECSECGKAFSRKSRLSVHQRVHTGDKP; encoded by the coding sequence ATGGAGAAGGACCACAGAAACCCAGATGAGCAGGCAAGGCCTTTTATAATCTTTAAGAATCAAACCCCAATTGAAGAAAGAGATCATCATCTCTTTGGCAAAACGTTTAATCTTAGTACAGACTTTGTTTCTTTAAGACAAGTACCGTATAAATACGACTTATATGAAAAAACTTTGAGATACAATTCAGACTTACTTAATAGCAATAGAAGCTATCTACGAAAGAAAGCTGACGACTGTAATGGATTTGGCAAAGCCCTTCTCTATGTGAAGCAGGAGAAACCCCATACTGGAGTGGACTACCCTGAATATAGTAAAAGTGGAAAAGCCTTCAGCCATAAAGAAGCCATTTTTAAACAccagaaaattagaaatttggtACAACCTTTTATCTGTAATTATTGTGACAAGGCTTTCTCATTTAAATCACTCCTCATTAGTCATAAGAGAATACATACTGGAGAAAAACCTTACGAATGTAATGTGTGCAAGAAAACCTTCTCCCATAAGGCGAACCTCATTaagcatcagagaattcatactggggAGAAACCCTTTGAATGTCTTGAATGTGGAAAAGCTTTCACCCACCAGTCAAACCTCATTGTACACCAGAGAGCACATATGGAAAAGAAGCCCTATGAATGCAGTGAGTGTGGCAAGACATTTGCCCAGAAGTTTGAACTTACTACAcaccagagaattcatactggagaacGACCCTATGAGTGTAACGAATGTGCAAAAACGTTCTTTAAGAAATCAAACCTCATTATACACCAGAAAATTCACACAGGGGAGAAACGCTatgagtgcagtgaatgtggaaaaTCCTTTATCCAGAACTCACAGCTCATTATACACATGAGAactcatacaggagagaaaccctatgaatgtactGAATGCGGCAAAACCTTCAGCCAGAGGTCAACCCTGAGATTACATTTGCGAATCCATACAGGCGAGAAACCGTATGAGTGTtctgaatgtgggaaagccttcagcaGGAAGTCTCGACTCAGTGTCCATCAGAGAGTTCATACGGGGGATAAACCCTGA